One Lentimicrobium sp. L6 DNA window includes the following coding sequences:
- a CDS encoding TlpA disulfide reductase family protein has translation MKRLSIILALILFTGVIFAQDHAGKTLPEVTVKTITGESFNTADIDNDGKPIIVSFWALWCHPCIKELTTIADVYEEWQEETGVKLYAISIDDARSTAKVGPLVNGKAWEYEVLLDPNGDFKRAMNVNMIPHTFVLDGNKNIVWQHTSFAEGAELDLIEIIEKVANGEDISGH, from the coding sequence ATGAAGAGATTAAGTATCATTTTAGCTTTAATACTATTCACTGGAGTCATTTTTGCACAAGATCATGCAGGCAAAACTTTACCAGAAGTTACAGTAAAAACCATCACTGGAGAATCTTTCAATACAGCAGATATTGATAATGATGGAAAACCAATCATAGTTAGCTTTTGGGCATTATGGTGTCACCCATGTATTAAGGAGTTAACAACCATTGCTGATGTATACGAAGAATGGCAAGAGGAAACTGGCGTAAAGCTTTATGCTATTTCAATTGATGATGCACGTTCTACTGCTAAGGTTGGACCATTGGTTAATGGAAAAGCATGGGAATATGAAGTTCTTCTAGATCCTAATGGTGATTTTAAGAGAGCTATGAACGTAAACATGATTCCTCATACTTTTGTTCTTGATGGTAACAAGAATATTGTTTGGCAACATACTTCTTTCGCAGAAGGTGCAGAATTAGATTTAATTGAAATCATTGAAAAAGTAGCAAACGGAGAAGACATATCTGGACACTAA
- a CDS encoding Omp28 family outer membrane lipoprotein, translated as MKVLKIFLALTIIGFSFAACDKIEAPYTQEVEKPVGNKKVLLEDFTGQKCVNCPLAHEIAHTLQDTSNYGEKLIVVAIHAGFFATPSAAPFDYDFRTEAGDIYESYFSVQTYPTGMVNRVNTDGNYLIDKDGWATEVAKQFEETSLVNIEITPSLNGNKLSGEVNLDFIEGFASQGNVQIWITEDSIIKPQVVPGGMEEDYVHMHVLRGAINGNWGEALPSASYNSGDNESISFSNFQLGDDWVTDKLSLVVYLYEQESKKVIQVEEIKIN; from the coding sequence ATGAAAGTTTTAAAAATATTTTTAGCCCTCACAATAATTGGCTTTTCTTTCGCCGCCTGCGATAAGATAGAAGCACCCTATACCCAAGAAGTTGAGAAACCTGTTGGTAACAAAAAAGTTCTTTTAGAAGATTTTACCGGTCAGAAATGTGTAAACTGTCCTTTAGCACATGAAATTGCTCATACCCTACAAGACACCAGTAATTATGGAGAAAAACTCATAGTTGTAGCCATTCATGCTGGTTTCTTTGCAACTCCTAGTGCAGCGCCATTTGATTATGATTTCAGAACAGAGGCTGGAGACATATACGAGAGTTATTTCTCTGTACAAACCTATCCAACCGGAATGGTGAACAGAGTCAATACCGATGGCAATTACCTAATTGACAAAGATGGTTGGGCCACTGAGGTTGCAAAGCAATTTGAAGAAACCAGCCTGGTCAATATAGAGATCACCCCTTCTTTAAATGGTAATAAACTAAGCGGAGAAGTCAATCTTGATTTCATCGAGGGTTTTGCATCTCAAGGCAATGTTCAAATTTGGATTACAGAAGATAGCATTATTAAACCTCAGGTTGTTCCGGGTGGCATGGAAGAAGACTATGTTCATATGCATGTGCTCAGAGGAGCCATTAATGGAAATTGGGGGGAAGCACTACCTTCCGCAAGCTATAATTCAGGAGATAATGAAAGTATCAGTTTTTCTAACTTCCAATTGGGTGACGACTGGGTCACAGACAAACTATCCTTAGTAGTTTATCTATATGAACAAGAAAGTAAAAAAGTCATTCAGGTTGAAGAAATAAAGATTAATTAA
- a CDS encoding OmpA family protein translates to MKRIFLLCLMIFVYSLLFAQIQTDTLNLFFDTDHFQNTEEHFHELQKLQTLEITSIKINAFTDSIASNTYNQKLSNKRAYYTYFSLLKLDFPIEIFKEVKGFGEDKNNINQLSSSRRVSIIYQYHQNKTEEPTKQKQPKKKAIPKQIDEQISSGDVGDKIIAKNINFQPGNHRVLPQSLPELEQLHQALEEHPAIKIEIRGHICCQYDGSDGYDALTGDYHLSVNRAFAVYSYLISKGINKNRLSYKGYGSSQKLFEFEKNDREKIANRRVEIIIIDN, encoded by the coding sequence ATGAAACGTATCTTTTTGTTATGCCTAATGATATTTGTGTATTCCCTCCTCTTTGCACAAATTCAAACCGATACCCTGAATTTGTTTTTTGACACCGATCATTTTCAGAATACCGAAGAGCATTTTCATGAACTCCAAAAACTCCAAACACTTGAAATCACTAGTATTAAGATTAATGCATTTACAGACAGCATAGCCTCTAATACCTATAATCAAAAACTTTCCAATAAAAGAGCCTATTACACCTATTTTTCCTTGCTCAAACTAGACTTCCCAATCGAAATTTTTAAAGAAGTAAAAGGATTTGGGGAGGATAAAAACAATATTAATCAGCTATCTAGTTCCAGAAGAGTCTCCATTATATACCAATATCATCAAAATAAAACAGAGGAGCCCACCAAACAAAAACAGCCAAAGAAGAAAGCTATTCCTAAACAAATTGATGAACAAATAAGCTCAGGTGATGTTGGAGATAAAATTATTGCTAAAAACATCAATTTCCAACCAGGAAATCACAGAGTCCTTCCTCAATCACTCCCCGAATTAGAGCAATTACACCAAGCACTAGAAGAACACCCAGCCATAAAAATTGAAATCAGAGGCCATATTTGCTGCCAATATGATGGAAGCGATGGCTACGATGCCCTAACTGGCGATTACCACCTATCAGTTAACAGAGCATTCGCTGTATATTCCTACCTGATCTCTAAAGGAATTAATAAAAACAGACTTTCCTATAAAGGTTATGGGTCTTCACAAAAACTCTTTGAGTTTGAAAAAAACGACAGAGAGAAAATAGCAAACAGAAGAGTGGAAATCATCATTATCGACAACTAA
- the ftsY gene encoding signal recognition particle-docking protein FtsY: protein MGLFSIFNKEKKKSLDKGLEKTKTSLFGKITKSIAGKSKIDDIVLDDLEEILVSSDVGVDTTLKIIERIEARVSKDKYLGTSELNRMLKEEIADLLSENENPNLRNFNFPAQDQPYVIMVVGVNGVGKTTTIGKLAYQFKKAGKKVVLGASDTFRAAAVEQLKIWAGRVDVPIVEQGMNADPASVAYDALESGVAQKADVIIIDTAGRLHNKINLMNELGKIKRVMQKVLPDAPHEILLVLDASTGQNAIEQAKQFTAATEVNALALTKLDGTAKGGVVIGISEQFKIPVKYIGLGEKMEDLQVFDRNEFVDSLFS from the coding sequence ATGGGATTGTTTTCGATTTTCAATAAAGAGAAGAAAAAGAGCCTAGATAAGGGTCTTGAAAAGACAAAAACCAGCCTGTTTGGTAAAATTACCAAGAGTATAGCAGGTAAGAGTAAGATTGATGATATAGTATTAGACGACTTGGAGGAGATTTTGGTTTCTTCTGATGTTGGTGTGGATACTACTCTAAAAATTATTGAAAGAATAGAAGCTAGGGTATCCAAAGATAAATACCTTGGAACATCGGAATTGAATAGAATGCTCAAAGAGGAAATTGCTGATCTTTTATCCGAGAATGAGAATCCTAATCTTCGAAATTTCAATTTTCCAGCTCAAGATCAACCCTATGTAATAATGGTGGTTGGAGTTAATGGTGTTGGTAAAACAACTACTATCGGAAAATTGGCTTATCAGTTTAAAAAAGCTGGAAAGAAAGTGGTTCTTGGTGCAAGTGATACTTTTAGAGCTGCAGCCGTAGAGCAATTGAAAATATGGGCTGGTAGGGTAGATGTGCCTATAGTGGAACAAGGAATGAATGCCGACCCTGCAAGTGTAGCCTATGATGCTTTAGAGTCTGGTGTTGCCCAAAAGGCTGATGTGATTATTATTGATACAGCTGGTCGATTGCACAATAAGATTAATTTGATGAATGAATTGGGGAAGATTAAGCGGGTGATGCAAAAAGTATTACCAGATGCTCCTCATGAAATTCTGTTGGTTTTAGATGCCAGTACTGGTCAGAATGCAATAGAGCAGGCTAAGCAGTTTACTGCTGCAACTGAAGTGAATGCTTTGGCATTAACTAAATTGGATGGTACTGCTAAAGGAGGGGTTGTTATTGGGATCAGTGAGCAATTCAAAATTCCTGTAAAATATATTGGGCTTGGTGAGAAAATGGAAGATTTGCAAGTTTTCGATAGAAACGAATTCGTAGATAGTTTATTCAGTTAG
- the rimM gene encoding ribosome maturation factor RimM (Essential for efficient processing of 16S rRNA) has translation MTKEECYYLGKITRTNGHQGGLSIYLDVDNPHEYAGLDALFVDYRGSLIPYFIDKMQIHTSKNTAVVYFEDVDDIDMAQSLVNSLLYLPTASLPILEGTKFYFHEVLGFNIIEKSFGLIGKCDHILDYPQQALFQVFHEKKEVLIPIKDEFILDVDRKKKEILMELPEGLLDVYLAEEE, from the coding sequence ATGACTAAAGAAGAATGTTATTACCTAGGGAAAATTACAAGAACCAACGGACATCAAGGTGGTTTGAGTATTTATTTAGATGTAGACAACCCTCATGAATATGCTGGCCTAGATGCTCTATTCGTGGATTATAGAGGAAGCCTCATCCCCTATTTTATCGATAAAATGCAGATTCATACTTCTAAAAATACTGCCGTAGTTTATTTTGAGGATGTGGATGATATTGATATGGCTCAAAGCTTGGTTAATAGCCTCCTTTATCTTCCTACAGCTAGCTTACCTATACTTGAAGGTACCAAATTCTACTTTCATGAAGTTTTGGGATTCAATATTATTGAGAAAAGCTTCGGCCTTATTGGCAAGTGTGATCATATATTGGATTATCCCCAACAAGCCCTTTTCCAAGTTTTTCATGAGAAAAAAGAAGTACTTATCCCCATTAAAGATGAGTTTATTCTTGATGTAGATAGAAAAAAGAAAGAGATTTTAATGGAGCTACCTGAGGGTTTATTGGACGTTTATTTGGCGGAAGAGGAGTAA
- a CDS encoding 30S ribosomal protein S16, with protein sequence MPAKIRLQRKGKKGRPFFHIVIADGRAPRDGKLIEKIGTYDPMTNPATIELDFERAMHWVTVGAQPTDTAKAILSYKGVLYKEHLLRGVKKGALTEDKVEILFKEWLAEKEAKIEAKAKGLVDTTREDLKKRLAAEAEVNEARKAEFAKQRADAQAALEAAAAAKAAEAAAAEAAAAPVEEAASEEAPAEEAKEETAE encoded by the coding sequence ATGCCAGCAAAAATTAGATTACAAAGAAAAGGTAAAAAAGGACGTCCTTTTTTCCACATTGTAATTGCAGATGGTCGTGCACCTCGTGATGGAAAATTAATAGAGAAGATTGGCACTTACGATCCTATGACTAACCCAGCAACTATCGAATTAGATTTCGAAAGAGCAATGCATTGGGTAACAGTTGGGGCTCAACCTACAGACACTGCAAAAGCAATTTTATCCTACAAAGGTGTTTTATATAAAGAACACTTATTAAGAGGAGTTAAAAAAGGTGCTTTAACTGAAGATAAGGTTGAGATCTTATTCAAAGAATGGTTAGCAGAAAAAGAAGCTAAGATTGAAGCAAAAGCTAAAGGTTTAGTAGACACTACTAGAGAAGACCTTAAGAAGCGTTTAGCTGCTGAAGCTGAAGTAAACGAAGCTCGTAAAGCTGAGTTTGCAAAGCAAAGAGCTGATGCCCAAGCTGCTCTTGAAGCTGCTGCCGCTGCAAAAGCCGCTGAAGCTGCTGCTGCCGAAGCTGCTGCCGCTCCTGTTGAAGAAGCTGCAAGCGAAGAAGCTCCTGCTGAAGAAGCAAAAGAAGAAACTGCTGAATAG
- a CDS encoding DUF6029 family protein, translating into MKKHILKSIGVFAILFAFTQVAFAQSPQKYGQVSGSFQLDAQIYQPDSKLGITNEDINGKDARMNAFGNIIYRLGNFSAGVRYEAYLPPLAGFDDRLEGQGFANRWARYNTGIIDVTVGNFYEQFGSGMIFRAYEEWSLGYDNSVDGARIILTPTKGVTIKGIYGTQRFFWEKYEKDSRGIVRGGDVDLFINDLFSSLETSKTKLTLGGGLISKYQADLDPIYKLPENVMSWSTRFNLSHGGFFWQTEYAHKINDPNAINNFIYKDGQGLFTSMSYSQKGFGFALSGKWIDNMGFKSDRSVTGDALFINFLPPNAKTHTYSLSAMYPYATQVNGEAAIQATLNYKVPKKSKLGGKYGMGIEINFSHIRSIEKSQLDSETPIGESGTLGYETKFLSIGDEVYFQDLGFEINKKINKHFKLIASADMITYNMDVIEGHPGEPNVEAFVWVTDLSYRFKRKHSIRWELSQLLTKQDQGNWIASTLEYNFAPTWFLAVSDQYNYVNNDGIISYTNDQGEYHENKYDKLHYPTIAAGYTKGTTRVLLSYGRQREGILCVGGVCRAVPKSNGFKITITSSF; encoded by the coding sequence ATGAAAAAACATATACTTAAATCGATTGGAGTATTTGCGATATTATTCGCTTTTACACAAGTTGCTTTTGCTCAGAGTCCTCAAAAATACGGACAAGTAAGCGGAAGTTTTCAGTTGGACGCTCAGATTTACCAACCTGATAGTAAATTGGGAATTACCAACGAAGATATTAATGGAAAAGACGCTAGAATGAATGCCTTTGGTAATATCATTTACCGCTTGGGTAATTTCTCTGCGGGGGTTCGTTACGAAGCATATCTTCCCCCTTTAGCAGGTTTTGATGACAGGCTAGAGGGTCAGGGCTTTGCAAACAGATGGGCCAGATACAATACTGGAATCATTGATGTAACAGTAGGTAACTTTTATGAGCAATTTGGCTCTGGAATGATATTTAGAGCCTACGAAGAATGGAGTTTAGGGTATGACAACTCTGTGGATGGTGCCAGAATTATTCTAACTCCCACAAAAGGAGTAACTATCAAAGGTATTTATGGTACACAAAGATTTTTTTGGGAAAAATACGAGAAAGACAGTAGAGGAATAGTAAGAGGTGGTGATGTCGATCTTTTCATTAATGACCTTTTCTCAAGTCTTGAGACCTCTAAGACCAAATTAACACTTGGCGGAGGGTTAATTAGTAAATATCAAGCTGACTTAGATCCTATCTATAAATTACCTGAAAATGTAATGTCATGGTCAACAAGATTTAATTTAAGTCATGGTGGTTTTTTCTGGCAAACAGAATATGCACATAAAATCAACGACCCAAATGCCATTAATAATTTTATTTATAAAGATGGCCAAGGTTTATTCACTTCTATGTCCTATTCACAAAAAGGATTTGGTTTTGCTTTAAGCGGAAAATGGATCGACAATATGGGATTCAAATCTGACAGATCAGTAACTGGAGATGCCTTGTTTATCAATTTCCTCCCTCCAAATGCTAAGACTCATACCTACAGCCTATCGGCCATGTATCCCTATGCCACCCAAGTGAATGGAGAAGCAGCCATACAAGCTACCCTAAATTATAAAGTTCCTAAAAAATCTAAACTCGGTGGTAAATACGGAATGGGAATTGAAATCAATTTCTCTCACATTCGCTCCATCGAAAAATCACAACTCGACTCAGAAACTCCTATTGGCGAATCGGGAACACTAGGATACGAAACAAAATTCCTATCCATAGGAGATGAAGTCTACTTCCAAGATTTAGGGTTCGAAATCAATAAAAAAATCAATAAGCATTTCAAATTGATTGCATCTGCCGATATGATCACCTATAATATGGATGTGATTGAAGGCCATCCAGGAGAACCCAATGTGGAGGCTTTTGTTTGGGTGACAGATTTAAGTTATAGATTTAAAAGAAAACATAGTATTCGTTGGGAACTATCTCAATTATTGACCAAGCAAGATCAAGGAAATTGGATTGCTTCTACCTTGGAGTATAACTTTGCTCCAACTTGGTTCCTTGCAGTATCCGATCAATACAATTATGTAAATAACGATGGAATCATCTCTTATACTAATGATCAAGGAGAATATCACGAAAACAAATACGACAAACTACATTACCCCACAATAGCTGCCGGCTATACCAAAGGCACTACCAGGGTATTATTATCATATGGTCGTCAAAGAGAAGGCATATTATGCGTAGGCGGAGTTTGTCGCGCAGTGCCTAAATCCAATGGATTCAAAATTACCATCACCAGTAGTTTCTAA
- a CDS encoding DUF4295 family protein, whose amino-acid sequence MAKKVVATLQSAGKDWAKVIRTLKSEKTGAYYFKEDSVPLAQAKELIKKK is encoded by the coding sequence ATGGCTAAGAAAGTAGTTGCGACCTTACAATCTGCCGGTAAAGACTGGGCAAAGGTAATACGTACATTAAAATCAGAGAAAACTGGAGCTTATTATTTTAAAGAAGATTCAGTACCTTTGGCACAAGCTAAGGAACTGATTAAAAAGAAATAA
- a CDS encoding lysoplasmalogenase: MIKKFIFCYIVLSISVIISQLLGANTLENFLKPMLMVSLFTGYFLFKNRASKQNDYLYLAAIVFSFLGDAFLMPLFNQFLAGLTSFLMAHIFYIILYLKDRAMPIKLNPTQITILSLGLLIFLSLPSLILWKLIPQNPDYFLIIAILLYSTALFGLILTAIIRKQTPRLSYHYILAGSGLFLLSDSFLSINKFVFNLPYSPIWVISTYTSAQALIFYGFLKKNS; encoded by the coding sequence ATGATTAAGAAATTTATCTTCTGCTACATAGTTTTAAGCATCTCTGTAATTATTTCTCAACTTTTAGGAGCAAACACTTTAGAAAACTTCCTAAAACCCATGCTGATGGTCAGCTTATTTACTGGCTATTTCTTGTTTAAAAATAGAGCATCAAAACAAAATGACTATTTATATCTTGCTGCCATCGTCTTCAGTTTTCTAGGGGATGCTTTTTTAATGCCCTTATTTAATCAATTTTTGGCTGGTCTCACATCATTTTTGATGGCACACATTTTTTATATTATTCTTTACCTAAAAGACAGAGCAATGCCAATAAAACTAAATCCTACTCAAATTACTATTTTATCACTCGGTCTGCTTATTTTCTTATCACTGCCTTCTCTAATATTATGGAAATTAATTCCTCAAAACCCAGATTACTTTCTAATCATTGCCATCCTCCTTTATTCAACAGCATTATTTGGTCTTATACTCACTGCTATCATTAGAAAACAAACTCCTAGACTTAGCTACCATTATATATTAGCTGGTTCTGGATTATTTCTATTATCGGATAGTTTTCTTTCCATCAATAAATTTGTGTTTAACCTTCCCTATTCACCTATTTGGGTAATCAGCACTTATACCTCCGCACAAGCTCTTATATTTTATGGCTTCTTAAAAAAGAATAGCTAA
- the rpmG gene encoding 50S ribosomal protein L33, giving the protein MAKKSKEARGQVILECTEHKESGKPGTSRYITTKNRKNTPDRLELKKFNPILKKMTIHREIK; this is encoded by the coding sequence ATGGCAAAGAAGAGTAAAGAAGCAAGAGGACAAGTTATCTTAGAATGTACTGAGCATAAAGAAAGCGGTAAACCAGGTACATCTCGTTATATTACAACGAAGAATAGAAAAAACACTCCTGATAGATTGGAATTGAAGAAATTCAACCCTATTCTAAAGAAAATGACAATTCATAGAGAAATTAAATAA
- a CDS encoding tRNA1(Val) (adenine(37)-N6)-methyltransferase, translated as MSKPFNFKQFSVFHDKSSMKVGTDAVLLAALVEMENYGKILDIGCGSGVISLMCAQKSKAQISAIDIDKDSVEQAQENFESSKWNSRLKASECSMQEYAKLSDQKFDLLISNPPFFENALKSPLESRNKARHNDTLSSQDLLHSARQLLFTHGKLALILPFTEGEEFIKIASSYQFYLQRRVEIQPKPSKIANRLVLEFVLSPCKTTKENIIIREEGNDYTEEYRRVTKDFYLAF; from the coding sequence ATGTCAAAGCCATTCAATTTTAAACAATTCAGCGTTTTTCATGATAAAAGTTCCATGAAAGTAGGAACAGACGCTGTGCTCTTAGCCGCATTAGTGGAGATGGAAAACTATGGGAAAATATTGGATATTGGATGTGGTAGCGGAGTCATTTCTTTAATGTGTGCTCAAAAATCGAAAGCTCAAATCTCGGCAATTGATATTGACAAGGATTCGGTGGAACAAGCCCAGGAGAATTTTGAGTCCTCCAAGTGGAATAGCAGATTGAAAGCATCGGAATGCAGTATGCAAGAATATGCAAAACTATCAGATCAGAAGTTTGACCTCCTCATCAGCAATCCTCCATTTTTTGAGAATGCCTTAAAATCGCCATTGGAAAGCAGGAATAAAGCCAGACATAATGATACTTTAAGCTCCCAAGACCTACTTCATTCTGCTCGTCAACTTCTTTTCACTCATGGAAAACTAGCATTAATACTCCCATTTACCGAAGGAGAAGAATTTATTAAGATAGCCTCATCTTATCAGTTTTATCTACAAAGAAGAGTGGAGATACAGCCCAAACCTTCTAAAATAGCCAATCGCTTGGTTTTGGAGTTTGTATTATCACCTTGCAAAACGACAAAGGAAAACATCATTATTCGGGAAGAAGGGAATGATTATACCGAAGAGTATCGCCGTGTCACAAAAGATTTTTATCTTGCATTTTAA